A single window of Helicobacter pylori DNA harbors:
- a CDS encoding uroporphyrinogen-III synthase, with translation MREIVWVHSQRIAPYKTLILNELRYYPLELDLTPFNALVFTSKNAVFSLLETLKDSPKLKMLQNIPAYALSEPTAKTLQDHHFKVAFIGEKAHGKEFAKEILPLLEKKSVLYLRAKEIASPLDTILLEHGINLKQAVVYENKLKHLTLSEQNALKPQEKSVLIFTAISHAKAFLHYFEFLENYTAISIGNTTAHYLQEKGIPSYIAQKPSLEACLELALNLRVKEC, from the coding sequence ATGAGGGAGATTGTATGGGTGCATTCTCAAAGAATCGCCCCTTATAAAACTCTCATTTTAAATGAATTGCGCTACTATCCTTTAGAATTGGATCTAACCCCTTTTAACGCCCTTGTTTTCACTTCTAAAAATGCGGTGTTTTCCTTGCTAGAAACCCTAAAAGACAGCCCCAAACTCAAAATGTTACAAAACATTCCTGCTTACGCTTTGAGCGAACCCACCGCCAAAACTCTACAAGATCACCATTTTAAAGTCGCCTTTATAGGGGAAAAAGCCCATGGCAAGGAGTTCGCCAAAGAAATCCTTCCTTTATTGGAAAAAAAAAGCGTTTTGTATCTCAGGGCAAAAGAAATTGCCTCTCCTTTAGATACTATTCTTTTAGAGCATGGCATTAATCTTAAACAAGCCGTTGTTTATGAAAACAAGCTCAAACATTTGACTTTAAGCGAACAAAACGCCTTAAAACCCCAAGAAAAGAGCGTTCTTATTTTCACCGCCATAAGCCACGCAAAAGCCTTCTTGCACTATTTTGAATTTTTAGAAAATTACACCGCTATCAGCATTGGCAACACGACCGCTCATTATTTACAAGAGAAAGGCATTCCAAGCTATATTGCCCAAAAGCCCTCCTTAGAAGCGTGTTTAGAACTGGCTTTAAATTTGAGAGTTAAGGAATGTTAA
- a CDS encoding aspartate kinase: MLIVQKYGGTSMGSIERIHNVAQRVLESVKLGHQVVVVVSAMSGETDRLLEFGKNFSHNPNKREMDRIVSAGEWISSAALSMALERYGHRAISLSGKEAGILTSSHFQSAVIQSIDTKRITELLEKNYIVVIAGFQGADIQGETTTLGRGGSDLSAVALAGALKAHLCEIYTDVDGVYTTDPRIEEKAQKIAQISYDEMLELASMGAKVLLNRSVELAKKLSVKLVTRNSFNHSEGTLIVAEKDFKGERMETPIVSGIALDKNQARVSMEGVEDRPGIAAEIFGALAEYRINVDMIVQTIGRDGKTDLDFTIVKTQIEETKQALKPFLAQMDSIDYDENIAKVSIVGVGMKSHSGVASIAFKALAKDNINIMMISTSEIKISVLIDIKYAELAVRTLHAVYQLDR, encoded by the coding sequence GTGTTAATCGTTCAAAAATACGGCGGCACGAGCATGGGCAGCATAGAAAGGATCCACAATGTCGCCCAAAGGGTTTTAGAAAGCGTTAAATTAGGGCATCAAGTCGTGGTGGTGGTTTCAGCAATGAGCGGCGAAACGGATCGGCTTTTAGAATTTGGCAAGAATTTTAGCCATAACCCTAACAAGCGGGAAATGGACAGGATTGTGAGCGCGGGGGAATGGATTTCAAGCGCGGCTTTGAGCATGGCGTTAGAGAGATATGGGCATAGAGCCATTTCCTTGAGCGGGAAAGAAGCGGGCATTTTAACCAGCTCGCACTTTCAAAGCGCCGTGATCCAATCCATTGACACTAAACGCATCACAGAGCTTTTAGAAAAAAACTACATTGTGGTGATCGCTGGGTTTCAAGGCGCTGATATTCAAGGCGAAACAACGACTTTAGGGCGTGGGGGGAGCGATTTGAGCGCGGTCGCTTTGGCCGGGGCTTTAAAAGCGCATTTGTGCGAAATCTATACGGATGTGGATGGCGTTTATACCACCGATCCGCGCATTGAAGAAAAGGCTCAAAAAATCGCGCAAATCAGCTATGATGAAATGCTTGAACTGGCTTCTATGGGAGCTAAAGTGTTGTTAAACCGCTCGGTAGAATTAGCCAAAAAACTCAGCGTGAAGTTAGTGACTCGCAATTCGTTTAACCATAGCGAAGGCACGCTCATTGTGGCTGAAAAAGACTTTAAAGGAGAACGCATGGAAACCCCTATAGTGAGTGGGATCGCATTGGATAAAAATCAGGCTCGTGTGAGCATGGAGGGCGTGGAAGACAGACCAGGCATTGCCGCTGAAATCTTTGGCGCTTTAGCGGAGTATCGCATTAATGTGGATATGATCGTCCAAACGATCGGCAGAGACGGCAAAACCGATTTGGATTTTACGATCGTTAAAACCCAAATAGAAGAAACCAAGCAAGCCTTAAAGCCTTTTTTAGCGCAAATGGATTCCATTGATTATGATGAAAATATCGCTAAAGTCTCCATAGTGGGCGTGGGCATGAAGTCGCATTCTGGGGTAGCGAGCATCGCTTTTAAAGCCCTAGCCAAAGACAATATCAATATCATGATGATTTCTACAAGCGAGATTAAAATTTCGGTTTTGATTGACATTAAATACGCTGAATTAGCGGTTAGAACCTTGCATGCGGTGTATCAATTAGATCGATGA
- the crcB gene encoding fluoride efflux transporter CrcB, with amino-acid sequence MNLVFLWAALWAALGGAIGSSLRYFVGKMMPSKFLMFESFPLGTFSVNLIGCFVIGFMGHLAAKKVFGDDFGIFFVTGVLGGFTTFSSYGLDTLKLLQKSQYLEAISYVLGTNLLGLIGVAIGWFLAKNFIGVN; translated from the coding sequence ATGAATCTTGTCTTTTTATGGGCCGCTTTATGGGCCGCTTTAGGAGGGGCTATAGGGAGTTCGTTAAGGTATTTTGTGGGCAAAATGATGCCCAGTAAATTTTTAATGTTTGAAAGTTTCCCTTTAGGGACTTTTAGCGTGAATCTCATAGGGTGTTTTGTCATCGGCTTTATGGGGCATTTGGCCGCTAAAAAAGTTTTTGGCGATGATTTTGGGATTTTCTTTGTTACCGGGGTTTTAGGGGGTTTTACGACCTTTTCTTCTTACGGGCTAGACACTTTAAAACTCTTGCAAAAATCCCAATACCTTGAAGCCATTTCTTATGTCTTAGGCACTAACCTTTTAGGGCTTATTGGGGTGGCTATTGGGTGGTTTTTGGCTAAGAATTTTATAGGCGTTAATTAA
- the hemW gene encoding radical SAM family heme chaperone HemW, translated as MILYIHIPFCENKCGYCAFNSYENKHGLKEEYTQALCLDLKHALSQTDEPIESIFIGGGTPNTLSVKAFERIFESIHQHARLSLDCEITTEANPELITKAWCQGLKDLGINRLSLGVQSFREDKLLFLERQHSKNIAPVIETILKSGIENISIDLIYNTPLDNENSLKEELKLAKELPINHLSAYALSVEKNTNLEKNAKKPSSVDFDNVVREALEGFSFKQYEVSNYARNYQVKHNLAYWGAKDYLGCGAGAVGCVANERFFAKKLIENYIKDPLQRQVETLNKQDKRLEKLFLGLRCELGVEIGLLDENKVKFLIEENKAFIKNNRLVASDFFMADEMALWLL; from the coding sequence ATGATTTTATACATTCATATCCCCTTTTGTGAAAATAAATGCGGTTATTGCGCTTTCAATTCCTATGAAAATAAGCATGGGCTAAAAGAAGAATACACTCAAGCGCTATGCCTGGATTTAAAGCATGCCTTAAGCCAAACTGACGAACCAATTGAAAGTATTTTTATTGGTGGCGGCACGCCCAACACTTTAAGCGTGAAGGCTTTTGAAAGGATTTTTGAAAGCATTCATCAACATGCACGCCTGAGCTTAGATTGTGAGATCACCACTGAAGCTAACCCTGAATTGATTACTAAAGCTTGGTGTCAAGGCTTAAAAGATTTAGGGATCAACCGCTTGAGTTTAGGGGTGCAAAGTTTTAGGGAGGATAAATTATTATTTTTAGAGCGCCAACATTCCAAAAATATCGCCCCCGTGATAGAAACTATTTTAAAAAGCGGGATTGAAAATATCAGCATTGATTTGATTTATAACACCCCATTAGACAATGAAAATTCTTTAAAAGAAGAACTAAAACTCGCTAAAGAACTCCCTATCAACCACTTGAGCGCTTACGCTTTGAGCGTTGAAAAAAACACGAATTTAGAAAAAAACGCCAAAAAACCCTCAAGCGTGGATTTTGACAATGTAGTGAGAGAGGCTTTAGAGGGCTTTTCTTTCAAGCAATACGAAGTGTCTAATTACGCTAGAAATTATCAAGTCAAACACAACTTGGCTTACTGGGGGGCTAAAGATTATTTAGGGTGTGGGGCTGGGGCTGTAGGTTGCGTGGCGAATGAGCGTTTTTTTGCGAAAAAACTCATAGAAAATTACATCAAAGACCCCCTACAACGCCAAGTTGAGACGCTTAATAAACAAGACAAGCGCTTAGAAAAATTGTTTTTAGGCTTGAGGTGTGAATTGGGGGTTGAGATTGGTTTGTTAGATGAAAATAAAGTAAAGTTTTTGATCGAAGAAAATAAGGCTTTCATTAAAAATAACCGATTGGTAGCGAGCGATTTTTTCATGGCCGATGAAATGGCTTTGTGGCTGTTGTGA
- a CDS encoding RNA pyrophosphohydrolase gives MLHKKYRPNVAAIIMSPDYPNACEVFIAERIDIEGAWQFPQGGIDEGETPLEALYRELLEEIGTNEIEILAQYPRWIAYDFPSNMEHKFYSFDGQKQRYFLVRLKHANNIDLNKHTPEFRAYQFIHLKDLLKKIVPFKRQVYRQVIAHFRKEGYL, from the coding sequence ATGCTACATAAAAAATATCGTCCTAATGTTGCGGCCATTATCATGTCGCCAGACTACCCTAACGCATGCGAAGTTTTTATCGCTGAGCGCATAGATATTGAAGGGGCGTGGCAGTTCCCCCAAGGGGGCATTGATGAGGGAGAAACCCCTTTAGAAGCGCTTTATAGAGAATTACTAGAAGAAATTGGCACGAATGAAATAGAGATTTTGGCGCAATACCCCAGATGGATCGCCTATGATTTCCCAAGCAACATGGAGCATAAATTTTATTCGTTTGACGGGCAAAAACAACGCTATTTTTTAGTGCGCCTAAAGCATGCGAACAATATTGATTTGAACAAACACACGCCAGAATTTAGAGCTTATCAATTCATCCATCTTAAGGATTTGCTTAAAAAAATCGTCCCCTTTAAACGCCAGGTGTACCGCCAAGTCATCGCTCATTTTAGAAAAGAGGGGTATTTATAG
- a CDS encoding DNA polymerase III subunit delta', giving the protein MKNSNRLIYTDNLEESLEETASLFEHHIKFYTEIIEKDKKVIKTFNKDFKIEHAKEVISKAHLKHSELNAFLIAAPSYGIEAQNALLKILEEPPNNVCFIMFAKSPNHVLATIKSRLIKEDKRQKIPLKPLDLDLSRLDLKDIYAFLKNLDKENFDSRENQREKIESLLESVNRHKIPLNEQELQAFDLAIKANSSYYKLSYNLLPLLLSLLSKKKTP; this is encoded by the coding sequence GTGAAAAACTCCAACCGCCTTATTTATACGGACAATCTTGAAGAGAGTTTAGAAGAAACTGCAAGCCTTTTTGAACACCACATTAAATTCTACACGGAGATTATTGAAAAAGACAAAAAGGTGATCAAAACTTTTAACAAGGATTTTAAAATTGAACATGCTAAAGAAGTGATTTCAAAGGCCCATCTCAAACACAGCGAACTGAATGCTTTTTTAATCGCTGCACCCAGCTATGGCATAGAAGCCCAAAACGCGCTTTTAAAAATCTTAGAAGAACCCCCAAATAACGTTTGTTTTATCATGTTCGCTAAAAGCCCAAACCATGTGTTAGCCACCATTAAATCCCGCCTAATCAAAGAAGACAAACGCCAAAAAATCCCCCTAAAACCTTTAGATTTGGATTTATCCAGGTTGGATTTGAAAGACATTTATGCGTTTTTAAAAAATTTAGACAAAGAAAATTTTGATTCCAGAGAAAATCAGAGGGAAAAAATTGAAAGCCTGTTAGAGAGCGTTAATAGGCATAAGATTCCATTAAACGAGCAAGAATTGCAAGCCTTTGATTTAGCGATTAAGGCTAATAGCTCTTATTACAAGCTCAGCTATAATCTTTTACCTTTACTTTTAAGCCTTTTATCTAAAAAGAAAACGCCATGA
- a CDS encoding c-type cytochrome, producing MKKVIMALGVLAFANALMATDVKALAKGCAACHGVKFEKKALGKSKIVNMMTEAEIEKDLMDFKSGANKNPVMTAQAKKLSDEDIKALAKYIPTLK from the coding sequence ATGAAAAAGGTTATTATGGCTTTAGGCGTTTTGGCGTTCGCGAACGCTTTAATGGCAACCGATGTTAAAGCCCTTGCAAAAGGTTGTGCCGCTTGCCATGGGGTTAAGTTTGAAAAGAAAGCTTTAGGCAAAAGCAAAATCGTCAACATGATGACTGAAGCGGAAATTGAAAAAGATCTTATGGATTTTAAAAGCGGTGCTAACAAGAATCCTGTCATGACCGCGCAGGCTAAAAAATTAAGCGATGAAGACATCAAAGCTTTAGCCAAATACATCCCCACTCTCAAATAA
- a CDS encoding HobA family DNA replication regulator, which translates to MKNFYDWIKEFVRDQGEFIAQQSGWLELERSSYAKLIAQTISHVLNGGSLLVSADSSRHWFLNYILSNLNPKDLKKRPLLSVIDFNASSFYPKNDANLSLATIEMTYQNPMFWHVGKIENEGLKTLLLSKIPSFLWLFEELKEDCLLLKEHDSLLDYKLLQLFKLFENALFSALYNKVTL; encoded by the coding sequence ATGAAAAATTTCTACGACTGGATCAAGGAATTTGTGCGCGATCAAGGGGAGTTTATCGCGCAACAAAGCGGGTGGCTGGAATTAGAGCGATCAAGTTATGCCAAACTCATCGCGCAAACCATCTCGCATGTGCTTAATGGCGGATCGCTGTTAGTGAGTGCTGATTCTTCTAGGCACTGGTTTTTAAACTACATTCTTTCTAATCTCAACCCTAAAGACTTAAAAAAACGCCCCTTATTGTCCGTCATTGATTTTAACGCTTCTTCTTTCTACCCCAAAAACGATGCGAATCTCTCTCTAGCCACCATAGAGATGACTTATCAAAACCCCATGTTTTGGCATGTTGGGAAAATTGAAAATGAAGGCTTAAAAACCTTACTACTGAGTAAAATCCCTAGTTTTTTATGGCTTTTTGAAGAGCTTAAAGAAGATTGCTTGCTTTTAAAAGAGCATGATAGTTTGCTGGATTATAAATTATTGCAACTCTTCAAACTCTTTGAAAACGCGCTTTTTAGCGCGCTATACAATAAGGTTACTCTGTGA
- a CDS encoding rhodanese-like domain-containing protein yields the protein MLEDYAISLGEVNFNDFIVVDVRELDEYEELHLPNATLISVNDQEKLADFLSKHKDQKVLLHCRAGRRALDAAKSMHELGYTPYYLEGNVYDFEKYGFRMVYDDTSLSGKKN from the coding sequence ATGCTTGAAGATTATGCGATCAGTTTAGGAGAAGTCAATTTCAATGATTTTATCGTGGTGGATGTGCGCGAATTGGACGAATATGAAGAATTGCATTTGCCTAACGCTACGCTCATTAGCGTCAATGACCAAGAAAAGCTCGCTGATTTTTTATCTAAACACAAAGATCAAAAAGTGTTGCTCCATTGCAGGGCTGGTCGTAGGGCTTTAGATGCGGCTAAAAGCATGCATGAATTAGGCTATACGCCCTATTATTTAGAGGGCAATGTCTATGATTTTGAAAAATACGGCTTTAGAATGGTCTATGATGATACTTCTTTGAGTGGCAAAAAAAACTAG
- a CDS encoding DMT family transporter yields the protein MRNTILFGVSMILLANLCFGIMSAFVKITADYFSPMENVFYRSITMTLLLLLVYPFKPYRLKSYKQGGFKKLAFRVVVGGLAMLAFFYNIEKISLATATAFSQCAPIYTVLLSPFLLKEKLKRSALISACIGLVGVVLISDPSVENVGPVEIFMGILSGIFVSLAYITLRDLREYYDKQAVILAFAFGMSLLGLIGMFIDIPFLSTGVHVPRKEDILWISLIGISGTLGQYFLTYAYMNAPAGIIAPIEYTRIVWGLLFGLYLGDTFLDLKSSLGVALILCSGLLIALPALLKELKKI from the coding sequence ATGCGTAATACCATTTTATTTGGCGTTTCAATGATACTCTTGGCGAATTTATGCTTTGGGATCATGAGCGCGTTTGTTAAAATCACAGCGGATTATTTTTCCCCTATGGAAAATGTGTTTTACCGCTCCATTACCATGACGCTTTTGCTCTTGCTTGTTTATCCTTTCAAACCCTACCGCTTAAAGAGTTACAAACAAGGCGGTTTTAAAAAGCTCGCTTTTAGGGTCGTTGTGGGGGGCTTAGCCATGCTAGCGTTTTTTTATAATATTGAAAAAATTTCGCTCGCTACAGCGACGGCTTTCTCGCAATGCGCGCCGATTTATACGGTGCTTCTTTCCCCTTTTCTTTTGAAAGAAAAGCTCAAAAGAAGCGCGTTAATTTCCGCATGCATCGGGCTAGTGGGGGTGGTGTTGATTTCAGATCCTAGCGTGGAAAATGTGGGGCCGGTTGAAATTTTTATGGGCATATTGAGCGGGATTTTTGTGTCTTTAGCGTATATCACTTTAAGGGATTTGAGAGAATATTATGACAAGCAAGCCGTGATTTTAGCGTTCGCCTTTGGCATGAGTCTTCTTGGATTAATAGGCATGTTCATTGATATTCCTTTTTTATCCACAGGCGTTCATGTTCCTAGAAAAGAAGACATTTTGTGGATCTCTTTAATAGGGATTAGTGGGACTTTAGGGCAGTATTTCTTAACTTATGCTTACATGAACGCTCCTGCTGGGATCATTGCCCCCATTGAATACACCCGCATTGTTTGGGGGCTGTTGTTTGGGCTGTATTTAGGCGATACATTTTTGGATCTTAAAAGCTCTTTAGGGGTGGCTTTGATTTTATGTTCAGGCTTACTCATTGCTTTGCCCGCTCTTTTAAAAGAATTAAAAAAAATTTAA
- the folP gene encoding dihydropteroate synthase, with product MILKRLNPDALKNALQKIGPEKIAQDRMRQKGVSFVFEIQHLPLSAALILKQEAISVGGDFATPRDCILAKEPFYDGVLIVSASQLERLIVKCHSQPFGLKNLAQELKSHLKSQKPNNPQIMAILNLTPDSFYEKSRFDSKKALEEIYQLLEKGITLIDIGAASSRPQSEIIDPKIEQDRLKEVLLEIKSQKLYQCAKFSIDTYHAKTAQMALEHYFSILNDVSGFSSIEMLEVARDYKPTCILMHAQKTPKDMQENVFYHNLFDEMDRFFKEKLEVLEKHALQDIILDIGFGFAKLKEHNLALIKHLSHFLKFKKPLLVGASRKNTIGLITGREVQNRLAGTLSLHLMALQNGASILRAHDIDEHIDLIKVFKSLEETN from the coding sequence ATGATTTTAAAACGCCTTAACCCTGATGCACTCAAAAACGCTCTGCAAAAAATAGGCCCAGAAAAGATCGCACAAGATCGCATGCGCCAAAAAGGCGTTAGCTTTGTTTTTGAGATCCAACACCTGCCCCTAAGCGCTGCGCTCATTTTAAAACAAGAGGCCATAAGCGTTGGGGGCGATTTCGCCACGCCAAGAGATTGTATTTTAGCTAAAGAGCCTTTTTATGATGGGGTGTTGATTGTGAGCGCTAGCCAGTTAGAACGCCTTATTGTCAAGTGCCACTCCCAACCCTTTGGGCTTAAAAATTTAGCGCAAGAATTAAAAAGCCATCTTAAATCCCAGAAACCTAACAACCCACAGATCATGGCAATTTTGAATCTCACGCCGGATAGTTTTTATGAAAAGAGCCGGTTTGATAGTAAAAAAGCGCTTGAAGAAATCTATCAATTATTAGAAAAGGGTATCACGCTCATTGATATAGGCGCAGCCAGTTCAAGGCCACAGAGTGAAATCATTGATCCAAAAATAGAGCAAGATCGCTTAAAAGAAGTTTTATTAGAGATCAAATCCCAAAAACTCTACCAATGCGCTAAATTCAGCATAGACACCTACCATGCCAAAACCGCCCAAATGGCTTTGGAGCATTATTTTTCCATCCTTAATGATGTGAGCGGTTTTAGCAGTATTGAAATGCTAGAAGTCGCCAGAGATTACAAGCCCACTTGCATTTTAATGCACGCTCAAAAAACCCCCAAAGACATGCAAGAAAATGTTTTTTACCACAATCTGTTTGATGAAATGGATCGCTTCTTTAAGGAAAAACTAGAGGTTTTAGAAAAACACGCGCTTCAAGATATTATTTTAGATATAGGGTTTGGATTCGCTAAATTAAAAGAGCATAATTTAGCCTTAATCAAGCATTTAAGCCACTTTCTCAAATTCAAAAAACCCTTATTGGTGGGAGCGAGTCGTAAAAACACGATCGGGCTTATCACCGGGCGTGAAGTTCAAAACCGGCTCGCCGGCACTTTGAGTTTGCATTTAATGGCGCTGCAAAATGGAGCGAGTATTTTAAGAGCGCATGACATTGATGAGCATATAGACCTCATCAAGGTGTTTAAGAGCTTAGAAGAAACAAATTGA
- a CDS encoding FAD-binding and (Fe-S)-binding domain-containing protein — translation MEENYHAFFTEASGFLNERIFKDYLRRLAYGIDASCYRYIPKIVAWVKDEEEVQKLCVLAKKHGVSLTFRAAGSSLSGQASCDGVLVMVTHFFKDAHILDNAQSIQLSCGVIGSHANALLKPYHKKIGPDPATINTAMIGGIVANNASGMCCGVEQNSYKTLKSLRVILADGALLDTANQESVEDFKNARKDLIEGVLNLRKEILKDKELHALIKKKYEIKNTTGYSLNALIDFEDPIEIISHLFIGSEGTLGFISSVGLECVKDYAYKTCALLFYENLEQCAKAAQILAALKAKQPEMISSAELMDYASLKSVKNLEGMPSVILEIKEPNACLLIQSESDDPLILENNMQTILNALNAVPVVLDSQISSDPNIYQSWWKIRKGIFPIAASKRKSQSSVIIEDVCFSQENFVEGAKAIEGLLKKHGFKDNGIIFGHALSGNLHFVVTPILENETERKAFENLVSEMFLMVSKSSGSIKAEHGTGRMVAPFVEMEWGEKAYKIHKQIKELFDPNGLLNPDVIITNDKEIHTKNLKSIYPIEEHLDMCMECGFCERICPSKDLSLTPRQRIVIHREVECLKERVSHGHNEDQVLLDELLKESEYLAHATCAVCHMCSTLCPLEIDTGSIALNHYQKNPKGEKIASKILNNMQTTTSAARFSLKSAFVVQKLIGPHNLVSLTKGIKKFIKPFPKAFHYMPKNNAYPLENKTHKSGEKVIYFSTCINRSFAPSTKMADKRCIQEVFESLCQKAKVSVVYPNGLNALCCGKAFINYTALTKQNNEKNHAIFLQLSDEGKIPIVLDHSACSTHFFKQMKAYKDLKVYDLSVYIEEVLSPKLKFNPINEDIGLYTMCALKLENKEELLFNLAKKCTLGEIVIHKETGCCGFAGNKGFFTPELNESALNGFQEFYQSYDLKRGFSTSSTCEIGLSEKTRFAWQHIAYLVDACTL, via the coding sequence GTGGAAGAAAATTATCATGCTTTTTTTACCGAAGCGAGCGGGTTTTTAAACGAGCGGATCTTTAAGGATTATTTACGCCGTTTGGCTTATGGCATTGATGCGTCATGTTATCGTTATATCCCTAAAATAGTCGCTTGGGTGAAAGATGAAGAAGAAGTCCAAAAGCTTTGTGTTTTAGCCAAAAAGCATGGCGTTTCATTGACTTTTAGAGCGGCTGGGAGTTCCTTATCAGGGCAGGCGAGTTGCGATGGGGTGCTGGTTATGGTTACGCATTTTTTCAAAGACGCTCACATTTTAGACAACGCTCAAAGCATTCAGCTTTCATGCGGAGTCATAGGAAGCCATGCGAACGCTTTATTAAAACCTTACCATAAAAAAATAGGCCCGGATCCCGCTACGATAAACACCGCCATGATAGGGGGGATTGTCGCTAATAACGCTAGCGGGATGTGTTGCGGGGTGGAGCAAAACAGCTACAAAACCTTAAAATCCTTAAGAGTCATTTTAGCTGATGGCGCTCTTTTAGACACGGCCAATCAAGAGAGCGTTGAGGATTTCAAAAACGCGCGTAAAGATTTGATTGAAGGGGTTTTAAACTTAAGAAAAGAAATATTAAAAGATAAAGAATTGCATGCTCTCATTAAGAAAAAATACGAGATCAAAAACACCACCGGCTATAGCTTAAACGCTCTCATTGATTTTGAAGATCCGATTGAAATCATCAGCCATTTATTCATAGGCTCTGAGGGGACTTTAGGCTTTATTTCAAGCGTGGGATTAGAATGCGTGAAAGACTACGCTTATAAAACTTGCGCGTTATTGTTTTATGAAAATTTAGAGCAATGCGCCAAAGCCGCTCAAATTTTAGCCGCTTTAAAAGCCAAACAACCTGAAATGATTTCTTCAGCAGAGCTTATGGATTATGCGTCCTTAAAAAGCGTGAAAAATTTAGAGGGCATGCCTAGCGTGATTTTAGAAATCAAAGAGCCTAACGCATGCTTACTCATTCAAAGCGAGAGCGATGATCCTTTGATTTTAGAAAACAACATGCAAACGATTTTAAACGCTTTGAACGCGGTACCGGTCGTTTTAGATTCTCAAATCAGTAGTGATCCTAACATTTATCAATCGTGGTGGAAGATCAGAAAAGGCATTTTCCCTATCGCAGCGTCAAAAAGAAAAAGCCAAAGCTCTGTGATCATTGAAGACGTGTGCTTCAGTCAAGAAAATTTTGTAGAAGGGGCAAAAGCGATTGAGGGGCTTTTAAAAAAACATGGCTTTAAGGATAATGGCATTATTTTTGGGCATGCGTTAAGCGGGAATTTGCATTTTGTCGTTACGCCGATTTTAGAAAATGAAACCGAAAGAAAGGCGTTTGAAAATTTAGTTTCTGAGATGTTTTTAATGGTGAGCAAAAGCTCTGGCTCTATTAAAGCCGAACATGGCACAGGCAGGATGGTAGCCCCTTTTGTGGAAATGGAGTGGGGAGAAAAAGCTTATAAGATCCACAAACAAATCAAAGAATTGTTTGATCCTAATGGCCTTTTAAACCCTGATGTGATCATCACAAACGATAAAGAAATCCACACTAAAAATTTAAAGAGCATTTACCCTATTGAAGAGCATTTGGACATGTGCATGGAATGCGGGTTTTGTGAAAGGATTTGCCCCAGTAAAGATTTGTCTTTAACGCCACGACAACGAATCGTTATCCACAGAGAGGTAGAGTGCTTAAAAGAAAGGGTCAGTCATGGTCATAATGAAGATCAGGTTTTATTAGATGAGCTTTTAAAAGAGTCTGAATATTTAGCGCACGCCACTTGCGCAGTGTGCCATATGTGTTCCACCTTATGCCCTTTAGAAATTGATACCGGGAGCATCGCCTTAAATCATTATCAAAAGAACCCTAAAGGCGAAAAGATCGCTTCAAAGATCTTAAACAATATGCAAACGACCACAAGTGCGGCTCGTTTTTCTTTAAAAAGCGCTTTCGTGGTTCAAAAACTCATAGGCCCTCACAACTTGGTGAGCCTGACTAAAGGGATTAAAAAATTCATCAAGCCCTTCCCTAAAGCCTTTCATTACATGCCCAAAAACAACGCCTATCCTTTAGAAAATAAAACGCACAAAAGCGGAGAAAAAGTCATTTATTTCAGCACCTGCATCAACCGCTCGTTCGCTCCATCAACCAAAATGGCGGATAAAAGATGCATTCAAGAAGTGTTTGAATCCTTATGCCAAAAAGCCAAGGTTTCTGTGGTGTATCCTAACGGATTAAATGCACTTTGTTGCGGGAAAGCCTTTATCAATTACACCGCCTTAACCAAACAAAACAATGAAAAAAACCATGCGATCTTTTTACAATTAAGCGATGAGGGAAAAATCCCCATTGTTTTAGACCATAGCGCATGTTCGACGCATTTTTTCAAGCAAATGAAAGCTTATAAGGATTTGAAAGTCTATGATTTGAGCGTCTATATTGAAGAAGTTCTAAGCCCAAAATTAAAATTCAACCCCATTAACGAAGACATAGGGTTATACACGATGTGCGCTTTAAAGCTAGAAAATAAAGAAGAGTTGTTATTCAATTTGGCTAAAAAATGCACTTTGGGCGAGATTGTTATCCATAAAGAGACGGGTTGTTGCGGCTTTGCGGGGAATAAGGGCTTTTTCACCCCTGAACTAAACGAGAGCGCTTTAAACGGCTTTCAAGAATTTTACCAATCCTATGATCTTAAAAGGGGCTTTTCCACTTCTAGCACTTGTGAAATCGGTTTGAGTGAAAAAACCCGATTCGCTTGGCAGCATATCGCTTATTTAGTGGATGCTTGCACGCTTTAA